The following are from one region of the Vitis riparia cultivar Riparia Gloire de Montpellier isolate 1030 chromosome 14, EGFV_Vit.rip_1.0, whole genome shotgun sequence genome:
- the LOC117929954 gene encoding uncharacterized protein LOC117929954, whose translation MSDFRWPRPLGSDPSRRDHSKKCAYHKEHGHTTETCRSLQYLVERLIKAGHLRQYLRSDAGDGDASRGRDSGAPMAPAAPKAVINYINGGPSDEELNSKRKRQRLLREAMVRERINSIRPGITEGGPHPIDGTIIFPPVDPTRILRPHRDALILSLGIDKFDVRRILIDPGSSADLVQASVISHMGHNLVGLENPGRICPDSTGHQLSHWETLCYQSKLAQSLSTFNFR comes from the coding sequence ATGTCCGATTTCAGGTGGCCCAGACCCCTCGGATCGGATCCATCCAGGAGAGACCATAGCAAAAAATGCGCTTACCATAAGGAGCACGGCCATACAACGGAGACGTGCAGAAGCCTCCAATATTTGGTGGAAAGGCTTATAAAGGCGGGTCATTTAAGGCAATACCTCCGTTCAGATGCTGGAGATGGAGATGCCTCCCGGGGCCGCGACTCTGGGGCCCCCATGGCTCCGGCCGCCCCCAAAGCCGTCATAAATTACATTAATGGAGGCCCGTCGGATGAAGAGCTCAATTCCAAGCGAAAAAGGCAGAGGTTGTTGCGGGAAGCGATGGTGCGTGAGCGTATCAATTCCATCCGACCTGGGATAACCGAAGGAGGCCCGCACCCCATAGACGGGACAATCATTTTTCCTCCAGTAGACCCCACGCGGATATTACGTCCGCACCGTGATGCCCTCATTCTATCCTTGGGGATAGACAAATTTGACGTAAGACGCATCTTAATTGACCCAGGTAGCTCAGCTGATCTGGTGCAAGCATCAGTCATAAGCCACATGGGACACAACTTAGTCGGTCTCGAAAACCCTGGAAGGATTTGTCCGGATTCAACGGGGCATCAACTATCTCATTGGGAGACATTGTGCTACCAGTCCAAGCTGGCCCAGTCACTCTCAACGTTCAATTTCCGGTAG
- the LOC117929922 gene encoding MDIS1-interacting receptor like kinase 2-like isoform X1, with protein sequence MECVVSSAVAVLLLLVVHTVSMTHAASTHSSTDHSQVVAEADALRNSGWWIWSDPATSNHCSWLGITCNEAKQITGIRLRNYQVPIGEVSELNLSSLPSLNFLILSRMGLNGSISDQIGSLTKLTVLDLSHNQLTGPIPHQIGSLTKLTHLDLFDNKLTGPIPHQIGSLTKLIHLDLSGNQLTGPLPHQIGTLTGLTYLHVSSNELTGVIPSSLGRLTKLTHLDLSNNQLNGSIPHQIGTLIELTYLDLSWGELTGAMPSSLGCLTKLTSLDLGMNQINGSIPPEIGNIKDLVTLDLSNNLISGEIPSNLENLKRLWLLDLSYNRLSGKVPSFITNNCKQTTFDLSQNDHLEGYSICTGGHATSLTLIISLPLTLFFVTLILGIAFGLWWKKRQLQPESVPVKKRRGDFGLWWKKRKVQPDSMSTKKNGDLFSIWDYDGRIAFEDIILATEDFDIRYCIGVGGYGSVYRAQLPSGKVVAVKKLHRSEIDEPAYLRSFKNEVQMLKEIRHRNIVKLHGYCLHNRCMFLIYMYMERGSLYCMLSNEVEAVELDWVKRVNIVKNMAHALSYMHHDRTPPIIHRDVSSNNILLDSKLEGFVSDFGTARLLDPDSSNQTLVVGTYGYIAPELAYTMVVTEKCDVYSFGVVALETMIGKHPGELITSLSSSLCQDIMLRDVLDSRLPLPEDLQVAKDVVFVILLALKCIHSNPQSRPTMQQVSYKLLSNIPFPKSPFYAISLHELKNQEM encoded by the exons ATGGAGTGTGTGGTATCTAGTGCTGTGGCGGTGCTGCTGCTGCTGGTGGTACACACGGTATCAATGACTCATGCTGCTTCAACTCATTCATCTACTGATCACTCACAGGTTGTGGCTGAGGCTGACGCTCTGCGCAACTCCGGTTGGTGGATATGGAGCGACCCAGCTACCTCGAACCATTGCAGTTGGTTGGGCATAACTTGTAATGAGGCCAAACAAATCACTGGGATAAGATTACGAAATTATCAAGTACCCATAGGTGAGGTTAGTGAATTAAATCTTTCTTCACTTCCCAGCCTCAATTTTCTCATCCTTTCTAGAATGGGACTCAATGGTAGCATATCCGACCAAATAGGTAGTCTTACTAAACTAACCGTTCTTGATCTTTCTCATAATCAATTGACTGGCCCCATCCCACACCAAATAGGTAGTCTTACTAAACTCACCCATCTTGATCTTTTTGATAATAAACTGACTGGTCCCATCCCACACCAAATAGGTAGTCTTACTAAACTCATCCATCTTGATCTTTCTGGTAATCAACTGACTGGCCCCCTCCCACACCAAATAGGTACTCTAACAGGACTCACCTACCTTCACGTCTCTTCGAATGAACTCACTGGTGTCATCCCTTCATCTTTAGGCCGTCTTACTAAACTCACCCATCTTGATCTTTCTAATAATCAACTCAATGGTAGCATCCCACACCAAATAGGTACTCTCATAGAACTCACCTACCTTGACCTCTCTTGGGGTGAACTCACTGGTGCCATGCCTTCATCTTTAGGCTGTCTCACTAAGTTGACTTCTTTGGACCTTGGTATGAATCAAATCAATGGATCCATCCCCCCAGAAATTGGAAATATTAAGGATCTAGTCACTTTAGACCTTTCTAATAATTTAATCAGTGGAGAGATACCTTCCAACCTGGAAAATTTGAAGAGATTATGGCTCTTGGATCTCTCGTATAATAGATTGTCAGGCAAAGTCCCGTCCTTTATCACCAACAATTGCAAGCAAACAACATTTGATTTATCCCAAAATGATCATTTGGAGGGTTACTCCATTTGCACTGGAGGACACGCAACCTCACTCACCCTTATCATCTCTTTGCCCCTCACCTTGTTTTTTGTAACCTTGATACTGGGGATTGCTTTTGGCCTTTGGTGGAAGAAAAGACAACTTCAACCAGAGTCAGTGCcagtaaaaaaaagaagaggagaTTTTGGCCTTtggtggaagaaaagaaaagttcaaCCAGATTCAAtgtcaaccaaaaaaaatggagatttgtTTTCCATATGGGACTATGATGGAAGAATTGCTTTTGAAGACATCATCTTGGCAACAGAGGATTTCGATATCAGATATTGCATAGGTGTTGGAGGCTATGGCAGTGTTTATAGAGCACAACTGCCCAGTGGAAAAGTGGTTGCTGTGAAGAAACTTCATCGATCAGAAATAGACGAGCCGGCATACTTGAGAAGTTTTAAGAATGAGGTACAGATGTTAAAAGAAATACGGCATCGGAACATTGTGAAACTGCATGGTTATTGTCTACATAATAGATGCATGTTTCTCATTTATATGTACATGGAAAGGGGAAGTTTGTATTGTATGCTGAGCAATGAGGTTGAGGCTGTTGAATTGGATTGGGTTAAAAGGgtgaatattgttaaaaatatggCCCATGCTTTATCCTACATGCATCATGATCGTACCCCACCAATCATTCATCGGGACGTATCAAGCAATAATATTCTTTTAGATTCAAAACTTGAGGGTTTTGTATCAGATTTTGGTACAGCGAGATTATTAGACCCCGATTCGTCCAATCAAACCCTTGTTGTTGGCACCTATGGCTACATTGCACCGG AGCTTGCCTACACAATGGTTGTGACCGAAAAATGTGATGTATATAGCTTTGGGGTGGTGGCACTAGAGACAATGATAGGGAAGCATCCTGGAGAACTTATCACCTCATTATCATCATCGTTATGTCAGGATATAATGTTGAGGGATGTATTAGATTCACGTCTACCACTTCCTGAAGATCTTCAAGTTGCTAAAGATGTAGTTTTTGTGATACTTTTGGCTCTCAAATGCATCCATTCAAATCCGCAATCTCGTCCAACAATGCAACAAGTATCCTACAAACTTCTTAGTAACATACCATTTCCTAAGTCACCCTTTTATGCAATTTCCCTCCATGAATTGAAGAATCAAGAAATGTAA
- the LOC117929922 gene encoding probable leucine-rich repeat receptor-like protein kinase At1g35710 isoform X2, with product MECVVSSAVAVLLLLVVHTVSMTHAASTHSSTDHSQVVAEADALRNSGWWIWSDPATSNHCSWLGITCNEAKQITGIRLRNYQVPIGEVSELNLSSLPSLNFLILSRMGLNGSISDQIGSLTKLTVLDLSHNQLTGPIPHQIGSLTKLTHLDLFDNKLTGPIPHQIGSLTKLIHLDLSGNQLTGPLPHQIGTLTGLTYLHVSSNELTGVIPSSLGRLTKLTHLDLSNNQLNGSIPHQIGTLIELTYLDLSWGELTGMNQINGSIPPEIGNIKDLVTLDLSNNLISGEIPSNLENLKRLWLLDLSYNRLSGKVPSFITNNCKQTTFDLSQNDHLEGYSICTGGHATSLTLIISLPLTLFFVTLILGIAFGLWWKKRQLQPESVPVKKRRGDFGLWWKKRKVQPDSMSTKKNGDLFSIWDYDGRIAFEDIILATEDFDIRYCIGVGGYGSVYRAQLPSGKVVAVKKLHRSEIDEPAYLRSFKNEVQMLKEIRHRNIVKLHGYCLHNRCMFLIYMYMERGSLYCMLSNEVEAVELDWVKRVNIVKNMAHALSYMHHDRTPPIIHRDVSSNNILLDSKLEGFVSDFGTARLLDPDSSNQTLVVGTYGYIAPELAYTMVVTEKCDVYSFGVVALETMIGKHPGELITSLSSSLCQDIMLRDVLDSRLPLPEDLQVAKDVVFVILLALKCIHSNPQSRPTMQQVSYKLLSNIPFPKSPFYAISLHELKNQEM from the exons ATGGAGTGTGTGGTATCTAGTGCTGTGGCGGTGCTGCTGCTGCTGGTGGTACACACGGTATCAATGACTCATGCTGCTTCAACTCATTCATCTACTGATCACTCACAGGTTGTGGCTGAGGCTGACGCTCTGCGCAACTCCGGTTGGTGGATATGGAGCGACCCAGCTACCTCGAACCATTGCAGTTGGTTGGGCATAACTTGTAATGAGGCCAAACAAATCACTGGGATAAGATTACGAAATTATCAAGTACCCATAGGTGAGGTTAGTGAATTAAATCTTTCTTCACTTCCCAGCCTCAATTTTCTCATCCTTTCTAGAATGGGACTCAATGGTAGCATATCCGACCAAATAGGTAGTCTTACTAAACTAACCGTTCTTGATCTTTCTCATAATCAATTGACTGGCCCCATCCCACACCAAATAGGTAGTCTTACTAAACTCACCCATCTTGATCTTTTTGATAATAAACTGACTGGTCCCATCCCACACCAAATAGGTAGTCTTACTAAACTCATCCATCTTGATCTTTCTGGTAATCAACTGACTGGCCCCCTCCCACACCAAATAGGTACTCTAACAGGACTCACCTACCTTCACGTCTCTTCGAATGAACTCACTGGTGTCATCCCTTCATCTTTAGGCCGTCTTACTAAACTCACCCATCTTGATCTTTCTAATAATCAACTCAATGGTAGCATCCCACACCAAATAGGTACTCTCATAGAACTCACCTACCTTGACCTCTCTTGGGGTGAACTCACTG GTATGAATCAAATCAATGGATCCATCCCCCCAGAAATTGGAAATATTAAGGATCTAGTCACTTTAGACCTTTCTAATAATTTAATCAGTGGAGAGATACCTTCCAACCTGGAAAATTTGAAGAGATTATGGCTCTTGGATCTCTCGTATAATAGATTGTCAGGCAAAGTCCCGTCCTTTATCACCAACAATTGCAAGCAAACAACATTTGATTTATCCCAAAATGATCATTTGGAGGGTTACTCCATTTGCACTGGAGGACACGCAACCTCACTCACCCTTATCATCTCTTTGCCCCTCACCTTGTTTTTTGTAACCTTGATACTGGGGATTGCTTTTGGCCTTTGGTGGAAGAAAAGACAACTTCAACCAGAGTCAGTGCcagtaaaaaaaagaagaggagaTTTTGGCCTTtggtggaagaaaagaaaagttcaaCCAGATTCAAtgtcaaccaaaaaaaatggagatttgtTTTCCATATGGGACTATGATGGAAGAATTGCTTTTGAAGACATCATCTTGGCAACAGAGGATTTCGATATCAGATATTGCATAGGTGTTGGAGGCTATGGCAGTGTTTATAGAGCACAACTGCCCAGTGGAAAAGTGGTTGCTGTGAAGAAACTTCATCGATCAGAAATAGACGAGCCGGCATACTTGAGAAGTTTTAAGAATGAGGTACAGATGTTAAAAGAAATACGGCATCGGAACATTGTGAAACTGCATGGTTATTGTCTACATAATAGATGCATGTTTCTCATTTATATGTACATGGAAAGGGGAAGTTTGTATTGTATGCTGAGCAATGAGGTTGAGGCTGTTGAATTGGATTGGGTTAAAAGGgtgaatattgttaaaaatatggCCCATGCTTTATCCTACATGCATCATGATCGTACCCCACCAATCATTCATCGGGACGTATCAAGCAATAATATTCTTTTAGATTCAAAACTTGAGGGTTTTGTATCAGATTTTGGTACAGCGAGATTATTAGACCCCGATTCGTCCAATCAAACCCTTGTTGTTGGCACCTATGGCTACATTGCACCGG AGCTTGCCTACACAATGGTTGTGACCGAAAAATGTGATGTATATAGCTTTGGGGTGGTGGCACTAGAGACAATGATAGGGAAGCATCCTGGAGAACTTATCACCTCATTATCATCATCGTTATGTCAGGATATAATGTTGAGGGATGTATTAGATTCACGTCTACCACTTCCTGAAGATCTTCAAGTTGCTAAAGATGTAGTTTTTGTGATACTTTTGGCTCTCAAATGCATCCATTCAAATCCGCAATCTCGTCCAACAATGCAACAAGTATCCTACAAACTTCTTAGTAACATACCATTTCCTAAGTCACCCTTTTATGCAATTTCCCTCCATGAATTGAAGAATCAAGAAATGTAA